A genomic region of Clavibacter michiganensis subsp. insidiosus contains the following coding sequences:
- a CDS encoding glycoside hydrolase family 1 protein yields the protein MTPRDAAPDRPTPTELAGLLAGGPRIGVSTSATKVEGRAHEGGRTESVWDAFARRPGAVADGSDPERGARHMERYREDVALATELGADVLSFSLSWSRIQPEARGGLRREGIAFYDELVDALLAAGIRPRAALHDHDLPVELQDRGGWLHRDTALRFGDLAYLAAEALADRVPDWVTLRTPALTTMAGHVAGTHAPGSRLGLDALPTVHHQLLAHGRAVEAIRGASSAARVGIVNAHRVVEAASGDDDDRAAAVVARALHQDLFADAVLLGRYPDLAGPHAEAFERLGRVDPADLRSIGQPLDHYGVALADPIRVAAVPRLVAGSTAIPFAELPWTDHPASLDGHPVVPDVVPVVLADLRARYGDALPPVVLAGLDAAHPEQVDDRDGSRRDPRRAHAISDHLVQALAAVGPGGPAEGVRLEAVVAGSLLDGFEWEAGRQAPRGLVHVDPCTGDRTPRSSYRFLRDTLRERG from the coding sequence GTGACCCCTCGCGACGCCGCCCCCGACCGCCCGACGCCGACCGAGCTGGCGGGTCTGCTCGCGGGCGGCCCGCGCATCGGGGTGAGCACGAGCGCGACCAAGGTCGAGGGCCGCGCGCACGAGGGCGGCCGAACCGAGTCCGTGTGGGACGCGTTCGCCCGACGGCCCGGCGCGGTGGCCGACGGCAGCGACCCGGAGCGCGGCGCCCGGCACATGGAGAGGTACCGGGAGGACGTCGCGCTCGCGACCGAGCTCGGCGCCGACGTGCTCTCCTTCTCCCTCTCGTGGTCGCGGATCCAGCCGGAGGCGCGCGGGGGACTCCGCCGCGAGGGCATCGCATTCTACGACGAGCTCGTCGACGCGCTGCTGGCCGCGGGGATCCGCCCGCGCGCCGCCCTGCACGACCACGACCTGCCCGTCGAGCTGCAGGACCGCGGCGGCTGGCTCCACCGCGACACCGCGCTGCGCTTCGGCGACCTCGCGTACCTCGCCGCCGAGGCGCTCGCCGACCGCGTGCCCGACTGGGTCACGCTCCGCACGCCCGCGCTCACCACGATGGCCGGCCACGTCGCCGGCACGCACGCGCCCGGATCCCGCCTCGGGCTCGATGCGCTCCCCACCGTGCACCACCAGCTGCTCGCGCACGGCCGGGCGGTCGAGGCGATCCGCGGGGCGAGCTCCGCGGCCCGCGTCGGCATCGTGAACGCGCACCGCGTGGTCGAGGCCGCCTCCGGGGACGACGACGACCGCGCCGCCGCCGTCGTGGCGCGCGCCCTGCACCAGGACCTCTTCGCCGACGCCGTGCTCCTCGGCCGCTACCCGGACCTCGCCGGCCCGCACGCGGAGGCCTTCGAGCGGCTCGGGCGCGTGGATCCGGCCGACCTCCGCTCCATCGGCCAGCCGCTCGACCACTACGGCGTCGCGCTCGCCGACCCGATCCGCGTCGCCGCCGTGCCACGCCTCGTCGCCGGATCCACCGCGATCCCGTTCGCCGAGCTGCCCTGGACCGACCACCCCGCCTCCCTCGACGGGCACCCCGTCGTGCCCGACGTCGTGCCCGTCGTGCTCGCCGACCTCCGCGCGCGCTACGGCGACGCCCTGCCGCCCGTCGTGCTCGCGGGCCTCGACGCCGCGCACCCCGAGCAGGTCGACGACCGCGACGGCTCCCGCCGGGATCCGCGCCGCGCGCACGCGATCTCCGACCACCTCGTGCAGGCGCTCGCCGCCGTCGGGCCGGGCGGGCCCGCGGAGGGCGTGCGTCTCGAGGCCGTCGTCGCGGGCAGCCTGCTCGACGGCTTCGAGTGGGAGGCCGGGCGCCAAGCGCCGCGCGGCCTCGTGCACGTGGATCCGTGCACCGGCGACCGCACGCCCCGCTCCTCGTACCGCTTCCTCCGCGACACGCTGCGCGAGCGCGGCTGA
- a CDS encoding LemA family protein, whose translation MELWIALGVVVLLAVLVGIYLWATYNALVTLNVRVDEAWSDITVQLKRRADLLPTIIESVKGYATHEQKVFEKVASARTETISAASPAEASSAEAHLQGAMKSLFAVAEAYPQLQTSQTFLQLQGELVDTEDRIQASRRFYNGGVRELNTKITQFPNTLFVRGLGFGERDFYEVSSLASIAEPPRVQF comes from the coding sequence ATGGAATTGTGGATCGCGCTCGGAGTCGTCGTGCTCCTGGCAGTTCTCGTCGGCATCTACCTCTGGGCCACGTACAACGCCCTCGTCACCCTGAACGTCCGCGTGGACGAGGCGTGGAGCGACATCACGGTGCAGCTGAAGAGGCGCGCGGACCTGCTGCCGACCATCATCGAGTCGGTCAAGGGCTACGCCACCCACGAGCAGAAGGTGTTCGAGAAGGTGGCGTCCGCGCGCACCGAGACGATCAGCGCGGCGAGCCCCGCGGAGGCCAGCTCCGCCGAGGCGCACCTGCAGGGCGCGATGAAGTCGCTGTTCGCGGTCGCCGAGGCGTACCCGCAGCTGCAGACGAGCCAGACGTTCCTGCAGCTGCAGGGCGAGCTGGTGGACACCGAGGACCGGATCCAGGCGTCGCGCCGCTTCTACAACGGCGGCGTGCGCGAGCTCAACACCAAGATCACGCAGTTCCCGAACACGCTCTTCGTGCGCGGGCTGGGCTTCGGCGAGCGGGACTTCTACGAGGTCTCGAGCCTCGCGTCCATCGCCGAGCCGCCCCGCGTGCAGTTCTAG
- a CDS encoding winged helix-turn-helix domain-containing protein encodes MVDTVSPALARRVALAAQGLGRPLADAAGTRRLAAEIRRLGLLQIDSVNVFERSHHLPVLARVGPYDRAALDRMLFGGGGAYTEYWAHQAAVLPVDDLPLFGWRMEAERERRTRPGSWALEHAPLIAEVRAELARTGPVPASAIEHESNVRTGPWWGWSDVKRALEAMFAWGEIASAGRRGFERVYGLAEDVLPAAVREREVPEEDAVRELVRRAAVAHGIGTAADLGDYHRLPRAATDRALRDLADAGEVLPVTVPGWEGRGKPLPVWLHRDARLPRRIRGEALLSPFDPVVWFRERALRLFDLHYRIEIYTPAAQRVHGYYVLPVLVDDEIVARVDLKSDRQAGLLRVQASWIEGRHDPATVAERIAPLLERAAAWQGLERVGVVDRGTLAPALRAHLPAVAAAASGGTP; translated from the coding sequence ATGGTCGACACCGTCTCCCCCGCCCTCGCCCGACGCGTGGCCCTGGCGGCGCAGGGGCTCGGCCGGCCGCTCGCCGACGCGGCGGGCACGCGTCGCCTGGCCGCGGAGATCCGGCGCCTCGGCCTGCTGCAGATCGACTCCGTCAACGTCTTCGAGCGCAGCCACCACCTGCCCGTGCTCGCCCGCGTCGGGCCGTACGACCGCGCGGCGCTCGACCGGATGCTGTTCGGCGGCGGCGGCGCGTACACCGAGTACTGGGCGCACCAGGCCGCCGTGCTCCCCGTCGACGACCTGCCGCTGTTCGGATGGCGGATGGAGGCGGAGCGCGAACGACGCACGCGACCGGGATCCTGGGCTCTCGAGCACGCACCGCTGATCGCGGAGGTGCGGGCCGAGCTCGCCCGTACGGGGCCGGTGCCCGCGAGCGCGATCGAGCACGAGTCCAACGTCCGCACGGGTCCGTGGTGGGGCTGGTCGGACGTGAAGCGGGCACTGGAGGCGATGTTCGCGTGGGGCGAGATCGCGAGCGCCGGGCGGCGCGGGTTCGAGCGGGTCTACGGGCTCGCGGAGGACGTGCTGCCGGCCGCGGTGCGCGAGCGCGAGGTGCCGGAGGAGGACGCCGTGCGCGAGCTCGTGCGCCGCGCCGCCGTCGCGCACGGCATCGGCACCGCCGCCGATCTCGGCGACTACCACCGGCTGCCCCGCGCCGCGACGGACCGCGCCCTCCGCGACCTCGCCGACGCGGGCGAGGTGCTGCCCGTGACCGTGCCCGGGTGGGAGGGGCGCGGGAAGCCGCTGCCCGTGTGGCTGCACCGGGACGCGCGGCTGCCCCGGCGGATCCGCGGCGAGGCCCTGCTCTCCCCCTTCGACCCCGTCGTGTGGTTCCGCGAGCGCGCGCTGCGCCTCTTCGACCTGCACTACCGGATCGAGATCTACACGCCGGCGGCGCAGCGCGTGCACGGCTACTACGTGCTGCCGGTGCTGGTCGACGACGAGATCGTCGCCCGGGTGGACCTCAAGAGCGACCGGCAGGCGGGCCTGCTGCGCGTGCAGGCGTCGTGGATCGAGGGACGGCACGATCCCGCGACGGTCGCCGAGCGCATCGCGCCGCTGCTCGAGCGCGCCGCCGCGTGGCAGGGGCTGGAGCGCGTGGGGGTAGTGGACCGCGGCACGCTCGCGCCGGCGCTGCGGGCGCACCTGCCGGCCGTGGCGGCCGCGGCGTCGGGAGGGACCCCGTGA
- a CDS encoding AI-2E family transporter gives MIFGQRSRARAAAAARAAERPAEPDIDSVQPVARTVAETVPPGMVIAGAWAWRLLLILGVLGVVAWLVIQLEYVVIPLFLAIVLAALLVPISQWMQRHHVPKWLAVAISEIGVIVAVGALVYLVTTQIIGQYDSLRAQTLTRYADLRGFLTDGPLQLSEQQLNDAYAQAVDAVQRDAGALLSGALSVTSSLGHVLTGVLLVLFSTLFILIDGAGMWRWVVRLFPRLARPAVDGAGKAGWTTLQNFVKVQVLVALIDAVGIAGGAAIIGVPLAIPIGVLVFLGSFIPIVGAVVTGTLAVFVALVYNGLTQALIMVVIVLAVQQIEGHILQPLIMGSVVKVHPLAVVLSVAAGGMVGGIAGTFFAVPLVATLNSMAKHVASGAWRGQPEPPPPAVPADAAHATRRPNPRKPTR, from the coding sequence ATGATCTTCGGCCAGCGATCCCGTGCGCGCGCCGCGGCAGCCGCCCGCGCGGCCGAGCGGCCCGCCGAGCCCGACATCGACTCCGTCCAGCCCGTCGCGCGCACCGTCGCCGAGACGGTGCCGCCCGGCATGGTCATCGCGGGCGCGTGGGCCTGGCGGCTGCTCCTCATCCTCGGCGTGCTCGGGGTCGTCGCGTGGCTCGTGATCCAGCTGGAGTACGTGGTCATCCCGCTGTTCCTCGCCATCGTCCTCGCGGCCCTGCTCGTGCCCATCTCCCAGTGGATGCAGCGCCACCACGTGCCCAAGTGGCTGGCCGTGGCGATCTCCGAGATCGGCGTCATCGTCGCGGTCGGCGCCCTCGTCTACCTCGTGACGACGCAGATCATCGGCCAGTACGACTCCCTCCGCGCGCAGACCCTCACGCGCTACGCCGACCTCCGCGGCTTCCTCACCGACGGGCCGCTCCAGCTGTCCGAGCAGCAGCTCAACGACGCGTACGCGCAGGCGGTCGACGCCGTGCAGCGGGACGCGGGGGCGCTCCTCAGCGGCGCCCTCTCCGTCACGTCGTCGCTCGGCCACGTGCTCACGGGCGTGCTGCTCGTGCTGTTCTCGACGCTCTTCATCCTCATCGACGGCGCGGGCATGTGGCGCTGGGTCGTGCGGCTCTTCCCGCGGCTCGCGCGTCCCGCGGTCGACGGCGCGGGCAAGGCCGGCTGGACCACTCTGCAGAACTTCGTGAAGGTGCAGGTGCTCGTCGCGCTCATCGACGCGGTCGGCATCGCCGGGGGCGCCGCGATCATCGGGGTGCCGCTCGCGATCCCCATCGGCGTGCTCGTGTTCCTCGGCTCGTTCATCCCGATCGTCGGCGCGGTCGTCACGGGCACGCTCGCCGTGTTCGTGGCGCTCGTCTACAACGGTCTGACGCAGGCGCTCATCATGGTCGTGATCGTGTTGGCCGTGCAGCAGATCGAGGGGCACATCCTGCAGCCGCTCATCATGGGGTCGGTCGTCAAGGTGCACCCCCTCGCGGTCGTGCTCTCCGTCGCGGCAGGCGGCATGGTCGGCGGCATCGCCGGCACGTTCTTCGCCGTGCCGCTCGTCGCCACCCTCAACTCCATGGCCAAGCACGTCGCCAGCGGGGCGTGGCGCGGGCAACCCGAGCCGCCGCCTCCCGCGGTCCCCGCCGACGCCGCGCACGCCACCCGCCGCCCGAACCCGAGGAAGCCCACCCGATGA
- the ilvA gene encoding threonine ammonia-lyase: MTDAAPARTPAEEAAAAPHADLPHLRAVGDELDPSQLGEDVAALAGELPRGSAPTLARIEAAREVVSRVAEVTPMESSRFLAEILGSPVHLKCENLQRTGSYKIRGAYNRISRLTDEEKARGVVAASAGNHAQGVAFAARELGIRATIFMPTGVALPKLQATRQYGAEVILRGHTVAEPLLAAAEFAAQTGAVLIPPFDHEDVITGQATLGLEILDQTPDVETVVVPIGGGGLISGVATALKLRAAEEGRTIRVIGVQARNAAAYPPSLAAGRATEIEITPTIADGIAVAKPGLLNFDIIRESVDEVVTVEDDDTARALLLLLERAKLVVEPAGAVGVAALLAGLVKDAGRTVVILSGGNIDPLMMERVISRGLAASDRYVKLRIMLPDRPGQLARTSQVISEANANVVEVLHTRHGRGLQISEVELEVSVETRGPEHTGEVVQRLREAGYDPRLQRD; encoded by the coding sequence ATGACCGACGCCGCACCCGCCCGGACCCCCGCCGAAGAGGCCGCCGCCGCGCCGCACGCCGACCTGCCGCACCTGCGCGCCGTCGGCGACGAGCTCGACCCGTCGCAGCTGGGGGAGGACGTCGCGGCGCTCGCCGGGGAGCTGCCCCGGGGATCCGCGCCCACGCTCGCGCGCATCGAGGCCGCGCGAGAGGTCGTCAGCCGCGTCGCCGAGGTCACGCCCATGGAGTCCTCCCGGTTCCTCGCGGAGATCCTCGGCAGCCCCGTGCACCTCAAGTGCGAGAACCTCCAGCGCACCGGGTCCTACAAGATCCGCGGCGCCTACAACCGGATCTCGCGCCTCACCGACGAGGAGAAGGCGCGCGGCGTCGTGGCGGCCTCGGCCGGCAACCACGCGCAGGGCGTCGCGTTCGCGGCGCGCGAGCTCGGGATCCGCGCCACGATCTTCATGCCCACGGGCGTCGCGCTCCCGAAGCTGCAGGCCACGCGCCAGTACGGCGCCGAGGTCATCCTCCGGGGGCACACGGTCGCCGAGCCGCTGCTCGCCGCCGCCGAGTTCGCCGCGCAGACGGGCGCCGTGCTCATCCCGCCGTTCGACCACGAGGACGTCATCACGGGCCAGGCCACGCTCGGCCTCGAGATCCTCGACCAGACGCCCGACGTCGAGACGGTCGTCGTCCCGATCGGCGGCGGCGGGCTCATCTCCGGCGTCGCGACCGCGCTCAAGCTCCGCGCCGCCGAGGAGGGCCGCACGATCCGCGTCATCGGCGTGCAGGCGCGGAACGCCGCCGCCTACCCGCCGTCCCTGGCCGCGGGCCGCGCGACCGAGATCGAGATCACGCCCACGATCGCCGACGGCATCGCGGTCGCGAAGCCGGGCCTGCTGAACTTCGACATCATCCGCGAGAGCGTCGACGAGGTCGTCACGGTCGAGGACGACGACACCGCGCGCGCCCTGCTCCTGCTGCTCGAGCGCGCCAAGCTCGTGGTCGAGCCCGCGGGCGCCGTCGGCGTCGCGGCGCTCCTCGCCGGTCTGGTGAAGGACGCCGGCCGCACCGTCGTGATCCTCTCCGGCGGCAACATCGACCCGCTCATGATGGAGCGCGTCATCAGCCGCGGCCTCGCCGCGAGTGACCGCTACGTGAAGCTGCGGATCATGCTGCCCGACCGCCCGGGCCAGCTCGCGCGCACCTCGCAGGTCATCTCGGAGGCGAACGCGAACGTCGTCGAGGTGCTGCACACGCGCCACGGCCGCGGGCTGCAGATCAGCGAGGTCGAGCTCGAGGTGAGCGTGGAGACGCGCGGACCCGAGCACACGGGCGAGGTCGTCCAGCGCCTCCGCGAGGCCGGCTACGACCCGCGCCTCCAGCGCGACTGA
- the greA gene encoding transcription elongation factor GreA: MAQEQAVTWLTQEAFDRLSRELDTLSVQGREEIAKKIEIAREEGDLKENGGYHAAKEEQGKIEARIRQLTQLLRTAEVGDAPESHGVVEPGTVVTALIAGDETKFLLGNREIAGDSDLDVYSEQSPLGAAIIGWEVGQKGAYIAPNGREIPVEIQAVENYTP; this comes from the coding sequence GTGGCGCAGGAGCAGGCAGTCACCTGGCTGACCCAGGAGGCGTTCGACCGCCTCAGCAGGGAGCTCGACACCCTCAGCGTGCAGGGCCGCGAGGAGATCGCGAAGAAGATCGAGATCGCCCGCGAGGAGGGCGACCTCAAGGAGAACGGCGGCTACCACGCCGCCAAGGAGGAACAGGGCAAGATCGAGGCCCGCATCCGCCAGCTCACCCAGCTGCTGCGGACGGCCGAGGTCGGCGACGCCCCGGAGAGCCACGGCGTCGTGGAGCCCGGCACGGTCGTCACCGCGCTCATCGCGGGCGACGAGACCAAGTTCCTGCTCGGCAACCGCGAGATCGCGGGCGACAGCGACCTCGACGTCTACAGCGAGCAGTCGCCGCTCGGCGCCGCGATCATCGGCTGGGAGGTCGGGCAGAAGGGCGCGTACATCGCGCCGAACGGCCGCGAGATCCCGGTCGAGATCCAGGCCGTGGAGAACTACACGCCGTAG
- a CDS encoding DUF4307 domain-containing protein, giving the protein MTTESRSPAPAGLHADDDETVEHRVVAPRSTPALDERYGRTRPARIRQRWLYGTAGCLVALVFGAWVLWAGLDQASGSIDATDRAFDIVDDRTIDVTFSVVMPAGTQAFCAVQAQDEQRSIVGWKVVELPAQDGFERMETVRLRTTGPAVTGLIHSCWPA; this is encoded by the coding sequence GTGACGACCGAGTCCCGCTCCCCCGCACCCGCGGGCCTGCACGCGGACGACGACGAGACCGTCGAGCACCGCGTCGTCGCGCCCCGATCGACGCCCGCGCTCGACGAGCGGTACGGCCGCACCCGACCCGCCCGCATCCGCCAGCGCTGGCTGTACGGCACGGCCGGCTGCCTCGTCGCGCTGGTGTTCGGCGCGTGGGTGCTGTGGGCCGGTCTCGACCAGGCGTCGGGATCCATCGACGCCACCGACCGCGCGTTCGACATCGTCGACGACCGCACCATCGACGTCACGTTCTCCGTCGTCATGCCCGCCGGCACCCAGGCCTTCTGCGCGGTGCAGGCGCAGGACGAGCAGCGCTCCATCGTCGGCTGGAAGGTCGTCGAGCTGCCGGCGCAGGACGGGTTCGAGCGCATGGAGACGGTGCGCCTCCGCACCACCGGTCCCGCGGTGACCGGGTTGATCCACAGCTGCTGGCCCGCCTAG